The segment TACTAATGACGACCTGTTGGGTAATATTTTTGCAAACTTCTGTATTGGAAAGTAACTACCACAAAATACATCAAACTATATCAATATAACATACTGTAATACAAGTAAATAAAATAAATATTTATTATTTACTTTTGTAAAGTTTGTCTTTTTTTACTTATTTTTGTCACATATTTGTACCTTTTTTAACTCGCGTGACAAAACGTGACAAAAAATTTCGAAATGACAATAACAATTAGAAAAAGAAAAAGAAAAGACGGAATGCAAAGTTTAATTTTGGATTATTATTTTCCGAAAGCAAGCCGAAAACGAATAAGAGAGACACTTGATCTTTATATCTACTCTTCTCCAAAAACTGCTAAAGAGAAATCACATAATAAAAAGACCTTATTATTAGCTGAAAATATTAAGTCTAAAAAGTTTTTAGAAATTCAACACGAGGAACATGGCTTTTCTCATTTGATTAAGGATAATTTGGATAAAAATTTTATTACATACTTTTCTGAGCAAACTGACAAAAAATATAATGAATCCTCTGGTAACTATGGTAATTGGGACAGTGTTCTAAAACATCTTATTAAATACAATGGTGATGTTGTTCTTTTTAAAAATGTTAATGTCAAATGGTTGGAAGATTTTAAGTATTATTTAAAGCATACGGCTAGAACAAAAAGTAATAAGCCACTGTCGCAAAACTCGTGCTATTCCTATTTCAATAAGGTCAAAGCATGTTTAAGAGAGGCAGTCAGAGAAGGAATTATAACTTATAATCCTGCGGTTGAAGTCAAAGGATTTAAACAAGGAGAAACAGAAAAGGAATTTCTAACACTTGATGAACTAAAGAAGGTTTCAAAAACTGAATGCGAAATCCCAATATTAAAACAAGCGTTCCTTTTTAGTTCATTAACCGGTTTAAGATGGTCTGATATTCACAAACTGGTTTGGAAAGAAGTTCAGTTTTCTGAGGAACAAGGTCATTATATTCGATTTAAGCAGAAGAAAACCAATGGTTATCAAACACATCCAATTCCTGAGCAAGCTTTTAAATTATTAGCCGATAGAGGAGAAGATGAAGAGCGCGTATTCAAGGGCTTAAGATATAGTGCTTGGAGCAATTTAAAATTGCAGCAATGGGTAATGAAAGCTGGAATTAGTAAAACGATTAAGTTTCACTGTGCAAGACACACATATGCAACTTTACAACTTACATTTGGGACTGACAT is part of the Formosa sp. Hel1_31_208 genome and harbors:
- a CDS encoding site-specific integrase — encoded protein: MTITIRKRKRKDGMQSLILDYYFPKASRKRIRETLDLYIYSSPKTAKEKSHNKKTLLLAENIKSKKFLEIQHEEHGFSHLIKDNLDKNFITYFSEQTDKKYNESSGNYGNWDSVLKHLIKYNGDVVLFKNVNVKWLEDFKYYLKHTARTKSNKPLSQNSCYSYFNKVKACLREAVREGIITYNPAVEVKGFKQGETEKEFLTLDELKKVSKTECEIPILKQAFLFSSLTGLRWSDIHKLVWKEVQFSEEQGHYIRFKQKKTNGYQTHPIPEQAFKLLADRGEDEERVFKGLRYSAWSNLKLQQWVMKAGISKTIKFHCARHTYATLQLTFGTDIYTVSKLLGHKELKTTQVYAQIINQKKVDAANAIPDINL